The Chlamydia sp. BM-2023 genome contains the following window.
TTTGATACAACCCGCTCTACGATTTGATTAGGGCTCATTTCCAACGAAATAAAACCAACAGCTTTTTGCTGTTCCAATACTAAATTTAGAGCTATGTCAATAGCGAATGCAGTTTTTCCCATAGCAGGTCTAGCCGCTACAACAACAAAATTACCCTTTGATAAAATAACACTTTGCTCGTCTATGGATGGATACCCTGTAAGCAATCCATCAACATAATCTGTTTGATGCCTAGATCTATATTCGTATCTGTTTCGTATTTGATGAAAGACACTGAGTCCCCCATTTTCTCCCGAAGAAAAAATATCATAAACCGTTTTCCCTACATTCTTTCTTCTTGGATAAGATGTTTTTTTCTGAATTATATCCAAGCGTTCTTTGAATTGTTCCACAAGAGTGTATGGAGAACGTCTGTTTGGATATCTTGTAAAGTCTTGAAAAGATGAATCTAAAAACGCTTTTAACAAGTTGTTAACGTGTTTTTCATGCAAGAAATCGATATGATGATCAAGATCTATTGGTATATCAGCATTCTGAGACATATGTATTAGATAAGAAACGTCCATTCTTTTGTCTAAGTCACGTTTCTTAATTTCTTCCCAAATTAGAGCTATGGAAATAGTATCCCGGTCTCTTAAAAGGTCTCGTATCAACAAAAATATATTCCTATGATTCTCGGATAAAAAATG
Protein-coding sequences here:
- a CDS encoding DnaB-like helicase C-terminal domain-containing protein, giving the protein MAKQSEEEKELLDVEFFVLGQAVNYVEHARTIVRRLSENHFLSENHRNIFLLIRDLLRDRDTISIALIWEEIKKRDLDKRMDVSYLIHMSQNADIPIDLDHHIDFLHEKHVNNLLKAFLDSSFQDFTRYPNRRSPYTLVEQFKERLDIIQKKTSYPRRKNVGKTVYDIFSSGENGGLSVFHQIRNRYEYRSRHQTDYVDGLLTGYPSIDEQSVILSKGNFVVVAARPAMGKTAFAIDIALNLVLEQQKAVGFISLEMSPNQIVERVVS